One segment of Paraburkholderia caribensis DNA contains the following:
- a CDS encoding MbcA/ParS/Xre antitoxin family protein, translating into MSSAAHYSSAERPLRRPPAEPSMADMSAAGLRAFFNIARDWELSAEEQIILLGSPGRSTFFKWKNAPQTARLGRDTLERLSLLLGIYKALQILLPQPAAADTWIKRPNSAPPFGGRRALDRMLAGNISDLVAVRQYLDAMRGGWA; encoded by the coding sequence ATGTCTTCCGCTGCCCATTATTCGAGCGCCGAACGCCCGTTGCGACGACCGCCCGCCGAACCCTCCATGGCGGACATGTCCGCCGCCGGTCTGCGCGCGTTCTTCAACATCGCGCGCGACTGGGAATTGAGCGCCGAAGAGCAGATCATCCTGCTCGGCTCGCCGGGCCGCTCCACCTTCTTCAAATGGAAGAACGCGCCGCAAACGGCCCGCCTCGGCCGCGACACGCTGGAGCGGCTGTCGCTTCTGCTCGGCATCTACAAGGCATTGCAAATCCTGCTGCCGCAACCTGCCGCCGCCGACACGTGGATCAAGCGCCCCAACAGTGCGCCGCCGTTCGGCGGCCGCCGCGCGCTGGACCGCATGCTGGCGGGCAACATCAGCGACCTCGTGGCCGTGCGCCAGTATCTCGACGCAATGCGAGGCGGCTGGGCGTGA
- a CDS encoding DUF1345 domain-containing protein, with amino-acid sequence MSVYPQVLRNRPRMMTGLVLGVLVGVLLAGVHIRPMIRVLVSWDVAVWAYLALMWLEMARADHDRVRDIAQREDENAGVVLAVVCLATVASVAAIVLELASSKGSTGVSHYIVTGITLIGAWFLIPTIFTLHYARLHFATDTQETALKFPDRKLDPNYWDFLYFSFTIAVASQTSDVVLRSREVRRAALAQSVLSFYFNVAVLGLCINMAAGLLGS; translated from the coding sequence ATGAGCGTCTATCCACAGGTATTGCGCAACCGCCCGCGCATGATGACGGGCCTCGTGCTCGGCGTGCTGGTCGGCGTGCTGCTCGCGGGCGTGCACATACGCCCGATGATCCGCGTGCTGGTCTCGTGGGACGTCGCCGTGTGGGCCTATCTCGCGCTGATGTGGCTGGAGATGGCACGCGCCGATCACGATCGCGTGCGCGACATTGCGCAGCGCGAAGACGAGAACGCGGGGGTCGTGCTCGCCGTCGTCTGTCTCGCGACGGTCGCGAGCGTGGCCGCCATCGTGCTGGAGCTGGCGTCGTCGAAAGGCAGCACGGGCGTGTCGCATTACATCGTGACGGGCATCACGCTGATCGGCGCGTGGTTCCTGATACCCACCATCTTCACGCTGCACTACGCGCGCCTGCACTTCGCAACCGACACCCAGGAAACCGCGCTGAAGTTTCCCGACCGCAAGCTCGATCCGAACTATTGGGACTTCCTGTACTTCTCCTTTACGATCGCCGTCGCATCGCAGACGTCGGACGTCGTGCTGCGCTCGCGCGAGGTGCGCCGCGCGGCGCTCGCGCAGTCGGTGCTGTCGTTCTATTTCAACGTAGCCGTGCTCGGGCTGTGCATCAACATGGCGGCCGGTTTGCTCGGATCGTAG
- a CDS encoding RES family NAD+ phosphorylase: MTELQWQDQWRVASLAWTPAFRVIPTRFPAVNLFDRVASPEDFDALYALEAMTNDRVRTEVGDLDLVPREERRFGPGYGPIMAALTHLNPQGSRFSDGTYGVFYCARSRETAIAETRYHSGLFLAATQEPPMRQQMRLYTVMAQGDVVDLRDAGSVDVSVLSPNDYTPGQALGRAARAAGAPGIVYPSVRDAGGECLAAFKTTLLRDCHHAAYLEYNWNGSAVDIVFELNQVG; encoded by the coding sequence GTGACTGAACTGCAATGGCAAGACCAATGGCGTGTGGCCTCGCTCGCCTGGACACCTGCGTTCCGCGTGATCCCCACGCGCTTTCCCGCCGTCAACCTGTTCGACCGCGTCGCGTCGCCTGAAGACTTCGATGCGCTTTACGCGCTCGAAGCCATGACCAATGACCGCGTACGCACCGAAGTCGGCGATCTCGATCTCGTGCCGCGCGAGGAGCGGCGCTTCGGTCCCGGCTACGGGCCGATCATGGCCGCGCTCACGCATCTGAATCCGCAAGGCAGCCGCTTCTCCGACGGCACCTACGGCGTGTTCTACTGCGCGCGCTCGCGCGAAACCGCGATCGCCGAAACGCGTTATCACTCGGGCCTCTTCCTCGCCGCCACGCAGGAGCCGCCGATGCGTCAGCAAATGCGCCTCTACACGGTGATGGCGCAGGGCGACGTGGTGGACTTGCGTGATGCCGGATCGGTCGATGTTTCAGTGCTGTCGCCGAACGACTACACGCCCGGCCAGGCGCTCGGCCGCGCGGCGCGCGCAGCGGGCGCGCCGGGCATCGTCTATCCGTCGGTGCGGGATGCGGGCGGGGAATGCCTCGCCGCGTTCAAAACGACGCTGCTGCGCGACTGCCATCACGCGGCGTATCTGGAATACAACTGGAACGGCAGCGCCGTCGATATCGTCTTCGAACTGAATCAGGTGGGCTAA
- a CDS encoding ATP-binding cassette domain-containing protein: protein MPLTVDIRKTLRTAERQFKLDVSFTASAQRMVLFGPSGAGKSLTLQAIAGLLRPDEGQIVLHGDPLFDSTRGIDQKPQARRLAYLFQDYALFPHLNVRQNIGFGMHTGWLNPGRRFSHPQIDYWLDALDLKTVAGHHPAQLSGGQRQRVALARALVAKPRLLLLDEPFSALDHALRARMRRELSDLQTRLDIPMLLITHDPDDVAAFGDQVVQVYDGSVRENAPFAGYPRTVS, encoded by the coding sequence ATGCCGCTCACCGTCGATATCCGCAAAACGCTGCGCACGGCCGAACGCCAGTTCAAGCTCGATGTGTCGTTCACGGCGAGCGCGCAGCGCATGGTGCTGTTCGGCCCGTCGGGCGCGGGCAAGAGCCTGACGCTGCAGGCGATCGCCGGCCTGCTGCGTCCCGACGAAGGCCAGATCGTGCTGCACGGCGACCCGCTCTTCGACAGCACGCGCGGCATCGACCAGAAGCCGCAGGCGCGCCGTCTCGCGTATCTCTTTCAGGACTACGCGCTGTTCCCGCATCTGAACGTGCGGCAGAACATCGGTTTCGGGATGCACACAGGCTGGCTGAATCCGGGACGGCGTTTTTCGCATCCGCAGATCGACTACTGGCTCGACGCGCTCGATCTGAAAACGGTGGCCGGCCATCATCCCGCACAGCTTTCGGGCGGGCAAAGACAGCGCGTGGCGCTGGCACGTGCGCTCGTTGCGAAGCCGCGCCTGCTGTTGCTCGACGAACCGTTTTCCGCGCTCGATCACGCGCTGCGCGCGCGCATGCGGCGCGAACTCTCCGATCTGCAAACGCGGCTCGACATTCCAATGCTACTGATCACGCACGATCCCGACGATGTCGCCGCATTCGGCGATCAGGTCGTGCAGGTTTATGACGGCAGCGTGCGCGAGAATGCGCCTTTCGCGGGCTATCCCCGCACGGTGTCCTAG
- a CDS encoding maltotransferase domain-containing protein, with protein sequence MEAPHAYAPRIYFVHSPLVGQLDAWPAQFEHAAALGFDHVLIGGLFQPGQAGHAQIVSDHARLHPAFAGTGSAHEVLQRLAETASQHGLTLLVDLVIDRAAADGNLFREHRDWFHPFEPEEARLDPRHARHEDNVAYANFNDEHAAAPLLDWWAQTLDALADAGIGGFRFDSPHRVPAFAWRRLLEAVRASRHPSTRFLAATPGLERADVAALEGVGFDAVFSSSRWWDFRAPWMLDEHALLMRIGSPVAFPEAPYGTRLAADLEHVHDAAIVERAYRRALLTAVSTGTGWMMPMGFEYGIAEPISHTLGDAAHYASLRGAARFDLSERVRHANAIARDTWPLQTNGELRSLSGPDTHAAILLRGDQRDLRDAGEAVMVAINPELGTPVRVDPARFLDGVPGDFTRFVPLGTESRGAPQPLAPFTLAPGACRLFRAVAEKPVVLAPPIDKKNTKTSGHKSVLDAIAGSRVAIESVSPAVDHGRFPAKRIVGERVHITAAVFAEGHDKIAAAVIWRAADETAWHEAPMTPAQPAGNDIWEARVALERVGRHEYTVIAWRDDFASLVDHMQKKLKADQSVDLELEEAKHLFALALAETETVEGSQRQQLEAIVKEFMKADTGERLAIVLAPTTADAFAAARHRPGLSRDPVVYRIDAERAGARFGSWYEIFPRSMSDDEHRHGNFDDVIGKLPRIRDMGFDVLYFPPIHPIGVANRKGRNNTLTPGPDDVGSPYAIGGEAGGHDAVHPQLGTLDDFRRMLAAAHDHGLEIALDFAIQCSPDHPWLKQHPTWFAWRPDGTLRYAENPPKKYQDIVNPDFYARDAKPDLWISLRDVILFWIDAGVRIFRVDNPHTKPFPFWEWMINDVRARHPDVIFLAEAFTRPRVMARLAKLGFSQSYTYFTWRESKRDFTEYLTQLTQTDLREFFRPNFFVNTPDINPRHLQAQGRPGFLIRAALATMLSGLWGVYSGFELCEAAALPNSEEYLDSEKYQIRAWDWNRPGNIVREITELNRIRRTNPALHSHLNLTFLPAHNESILFFEKATPARDNVIVVAINLDPYNEQGADIELSWGTFNAWGLHDHGAIDVIDQMTGEQFQWHGRWQHVRLDPGARPFAIWRIAPAAGLPRDAVPDESDTHRAAHDTTFNEGAI encoded by the coding sequence ATGGAAGCTCCTCACGCCTATGCGCCGCGGATTTACTTTGTGCATTCTCCCCTGGTCGGACAGCTGGATGCGTGGCCCGCGCAGTTCGAGCATGCCGCGGCGCTCGGTTTCGATCATGTGCTGATCGGCGGACTGTTCCAGCCGGGACAGGCCGGCCACGCGCAGATCGTCAGCGATCATGCGCGGCTGCATCCCGCGTTCGCCGGCACCGGGAGCGCGCATGAAGTGCTGCAGCGTCTGGCCGAAACCGCGAGCCAGCACGGCCTGACGCTGCTGGTCGATCTCGTGATCGATCGCGCTGCCGCCGACGGCAATCTGTTTCGTGAACACCGCGACTGGTTTCATCCGTTCGAACCGGAAGAAGCGCGGCTCGATCCGCGCCATGCACGCCACGAAGACAACGTCGCGTATGCGAACTTCAACGACGAGCACGCGGCTGCGCCGCTGCTCGACTGGTGGGCGCAGACGCTCGACGCGCTCGCGGATGCGGGCATCGGCGGATTCCGTTTCGATTCGCCGCACCGCGTGCCCGCCTTCGCATGGCGGCGCCTGCTCGAGGCCGTGCGCGCATCGCGCCATCCGTCCACGCGCTTTCTCGCCGCGACGCCCGGCCTCGAGCGCGCGGACGTCGCCGCGCTCGAAGGCGTGGGCTTCGACGCCGTGTTTTCGTCGTCGCGCTGGTGGGACTTCCGCGCGCCGTGGATGCTCGACGAGCACGCGCTGCTGATGCGCATCGGCTCGCCCGTCGCCTTTCCGGAAGCGCCTTACGGCACGCGGCTCGCGGCCGACCTCGAACATGTGCACGATGCCGCGATCGTCGAGCGCGCGTATCGCCGCGCATTGTTGACAGCCGTTTCGACGGGCACCGGCTGGATGATGCCGATGGGCTTCGAATATGGCATTGCCGAGCCGATCTCGCATACGCTCGGCGACGCCGCCCACTACGCGAGCCTGCGCGGCGCGGCGCGCTTCGATCTCTCCGAGCGCGTGCGTCACGCGAACGCGATCGCGCGCGACACCTGGCCGTTGCAAACCAATGGCGAGCTGCGTTCGCTGTCCGGCCCCGACACGCACGCCGCGATCCTGTTGCGCGGCGATCAGCGCGATTTGCGCGACGCGGGCGAAGCCGTGATGGTGGCGATCAACCCGGAGTTGGGCACGCCCGTGCGCGTCGATCCCGCGCGCTTTCTCGACGGCGTGCCGGGCGACTTCACGCGCTTCGTGCCACTCGGCACCGAATCGCGCGGCGCGCCGCAGCCGCTCGCCCCATTCACGCTCGCGCCGGGCGCGTGCCGTCTGTTCCGCGCGGTCGCCGAAAAGCCCGTCGTGCTTGCACCGCCCATCGACAAGAAAAACACGAAGACCTCGGGACACAAGAGCGTGCTCGATGCGATCGCGGGCTCGCGCGTCGCGATCGAAAGCGTGTCGCCCGCCGTCGATCACGGACGCTTCCCCGCCAAGCGCATCGTCGGCGAACGCGTGCACATCACGGCCGCCGTGTTCGCCGAAGGCCACGACAAGATCGCGGCCGCCGTGATCTGGCGCGCCGCCGACGAAACCGCCTGGCACGAAGCACCGATGACGCCCGCGCAGCCCGCCGGCAACGACATCTGGGAAGCGCGCGTTGCGCTGGAGCGTGTCGGGCGTCACGAATACACGGTGATTGCGTGGCGCGACGATTTCGCGTCGCTCGTCGATCACATGCAGAAGAAGCTGAAGGCCGATCAGTCCGTCGATCTCGAACTCGAAGAGGCGAAGCATCTGTTCGCGCTCGCGCTGGCGGAAACGGAGACGGTCGAAGGCTCGCAGCGGCAGCAGCTCGAAGCGATCGTCAAGGAGTTCATGAAGGCCGACACGGGCGAGCGCCTCGCGATCGTGCTCGCGCCGACCACGGCCGACGCGTTCGCCGCCGCACGTCACCGGCCTGGGCTGTCGCGCGATCCTGTCGTCTATCGCATCGATGCCGAACGCGCGGGTGCGCGCTTTGGCAGCTGGTACGAGATCTTTCCGCGCTCGATGAGCGACGACGAGCATCGTCACGGCAACTTCGACGACGTGATCGGCAAACTGCCGCGCATCCGCGACATGGGCTTCGACGTGCTGTACTTTCCGCCTATTCACCCCATCGGCGTCGCCAACCGCAAGGGCCGCAACAACACGCTGACGCCTGGCCCGGACGACGTGGGCAGCCCGTATGCAATCGGCGGCGAAGCGGGGGGCCACGATGCCGTGCATCCGCAGCTCGGCACGCTCGACGATTTCAGGCGCATGCTCGCCGCCGCGCACGATCACGGCCTGGAAATCGCGCTCGACTTCGCGATCCAATGCTCGCCCGATCACCCGTGGCTCAAGCAGCATCCCACATGGTTCGCGTGGCGTCCCGACGGCACGCTGCGTTACGCGGAGAACCCGCCGAAGAAGTATCAGGACATCGTGAATCCGGACTTCTACGCGCGCGATGCAAAGCCCGATTTGTGGATTTCGCTACGCGACGTGATCCTGTTCTGGATCGATGCAGGCGTGCGCATCTTCCGCGTCGACAATCCGCACACGAAACCTTTCCCGTTCTGGGAATGGATGATCAACGACGTCCGCGCGCGGCATCCCGACGTGATCTTCCTCGCCGAAGCGTTCACGCGTCCGCGCGTGATGGCGCGGCTCGCGAAGCTCGGCTTCTCGCAGTCGTACACGTACTTCACATGGCGCGAATCGAAGCGCGATTTCACCGAATATCTGACGCAACTGACGCAAACCGATCTGCGCGAATTCTTCCGGCCTAACTTCTTCGTCAACACGCCGGACATCAACCCGCGTCATCTGCAGGCGCAGGGGCGTCCGGGCTTTCTGATTCGCGCCGCGCTCGCGACGATGCTGTCGGGACTGTGGGGCGTGTATAGCGGCTTCGAACTGTGCGAAGCCGCCGCGCTGCCGAACAGCGAAGAGTATCTGGACTCGGAGAAGTATCAGATCCGCGCATGGGACTGGAACCGGCCCGGCAACATCGTGCGCGAAATCACGGAGCTGAACCGCATTCGCCGCACGAACCCGGCGCTGCACTCGCATCTGAATCTGACGTTCCTGCCCGCGCACAACGAGAGCATCCTGTTCTTCGAAAAGGCCACGCCGGCGCGCGACAACGTGATCGTCGTCGCGATCAATCTCGATCCGTACAACGAACAGGGCGCGGATATCGAGTTGTCGTGGGGCACGTTCAACGCCTGGGGCCTGCACGATCACGGCGCCATCGACGTGATCGACCAGATGACGGGCGAGCAGTTTCAATGGCATGGCAGATGGCAACACGTGCGGCTCGATCCCGGCGCACGGCCGTTCGCGATCTGGCGCATCGCGCCCGCGGCCGGCCTGCCGCGCGACGCTGTTCCCGATGAGAGCGACACGCATCGGGCCGCTCACGACACGACATTCAATGAAGGTGCGATATGA
- a CDS encoding metallophosphoesterase has product MDSTLVTVVQHHPVNRTGRDFVVGDLHGCVDALRFLLREVDFDPSRDRLFSVGDLVDRGSQSEEALALLDKPWFHAVLGNHEDALCAVAEGKLKKQWWYGIGGLWSVQVPIERLRVYAQRLRTLPLVRVIGSGSERFNVLHAEFLGSDAELDADNLSEEVRQQLLWGRSLAMGAGDPMRQLGLSLTYCGHTPVREVQQIGAQMFIDTGAFGPGGKLTIVEARTTKRWSVTVERARSVGASALALP; this is encoded by the coding sequence ATGGATTCCACACTTGTCACCGTCGTCCAACATCATCCCGTCAACCGGACCGGACGCGATTTCGTCGTCGGCGATCTGCACGGTTGCGTCGACGCGCTGCGCTTCCTGTTGCGCGAGGTCGATTTCGATCCGTCGCGCGACCGGCTGTTCTCCGTCGGCGATCTCGTCGATCGCGGCTCGCAGTCGGAAGAGGCGCTGGCGCTGCTCGACAAGCCCTGGTTCCATGCCGTGCTCGGCAATCACGAGGACGCGCTCTGCGCGGTCGCTGAAGGCAAGCTGAAGAAGCAGTGGTGGTATGGAATCGGCGGGCTGTGGAGCGTGCAGGTACCCATCGAAAGGCTGCGCGTCTATGCGCAGCGTCTGCGCACGCTGCCGCTGGTGCGCGTGATCGGCTCGGGCAGCGAGCGCTTCAACGTGCTGCATGCGGAATTTCTCGGCTCGGACGCCGAACTCGACGCCGACAACCTTTCCGAAGAAGTTCGCCAGCAACTGCTGTGGGGCCGCAGCCTGGCGATGGGCGCGGGCGATCCGATGCGCCAGCTTGGGCTGTCGCTCACCTATTGCGGCCATACGCCCGTGCGCGAAGTGCAGCAGATCGGCGCGCAGATGTTCATCGATACGGGCGCATTCGGTCCGGGCGGCAAGCTGACCATCGTCGAGGCGCGCACGACGAAGCGCTGGTCGGTGACGGTCGAACGGGCTCGTTCGGTCGGCGCTTCGGCGCTGGCATTGCCTTGA
- a CDS encoding TOBE domain-containing protein, with the protein MTSDNNNASHDALQFGGSVWFRSGEQALGGTQRIALLAAIGETGSITGAAKAVGMSYKAAWDAVDAMNNLAGETLVIRSTGGKGGGGTTLTPRALSLIDTFRAVEREHRLFLERAGAAIAGFSDDWRLIGRIGMKTSARNQWYGKVSAIQRGTVNDEVALALPGGQSVVAVVTHESTETLGLAVDGEAVALVKASSVLLVADDGTSDRLSTRNRLRGTVSAVRRGAVNAEVSLTLEGGAVVTAVVTNESVEELAIAEGQALVAAFKASSVILGVTAEA; encoded by the coding sequence ATGACATCCGATAACAACAACGCTTCCCACGATGCCTTGCAATTTGGCGGCTCCGTCTGGTTCCGCTCGGGCGAGCAGGCGCTCGGCGGCACGCAGCGCATTGCACTGCTGGCGGCGATCGGCGAAACGGGCTCGATCACGGGCGCGGCCAAGGCGGTCGGCATGAGCTACAAGGCCGCGTGGGACGCCGTCGACGCGATGAACAACCTCGCGGGCGAAACGCTCGTGATCCGCTCGACGGGCGGCAAGGGCGGCGGCGGCACGACGCTCACGCCGCGCGCGCTGAGTCTGATCGATACGTTTCGCGCGGTCGAACGCGAGCACCGGCTGTTTCTCGAACGCGCGGGCGCGGCGATCGCCGGATTCTCCGACGACTGGCGGCTGATCGGCCGCATCGGCATGAAGACGAGCGCGCGCAACCAGTGGTACGGCAAGGTCAGTGCGATCCAGCGCGGCACGGTCAACGACGAAGTTGCATTGGCATTGCCCGGCGGCCAGTCCGTCGTCGCCGTCGTCACGCACGAAAGCACGGAGACGCTGGGGCTTGCTGTAGACGGCGAAGCGGTGGCGCTGGTCAAGGCGTCGTCGGTGCTGCTGGTTGCCGACGACGGCACGTCGGACCGGCTGTCGACCCGCAACCGCCTGCGCGGCACGGTGTCGGCGGTGCGGCGCGGCGCGGTGAATGCCGAGGTGTCGCTGACGCTCGAAGGCGGCGCGGTCGTGACGGCCGTCGTCACGAATGAGAGCGTCGAGGAGCTGGCAATCGCCGAAGGGCAGGCGCTCGTGGCCGCGTTCAAGGCGTCGAGCGTGATTCTGGGCGTGACAGCCGAGGCTTAA
- a CDS encoding LysR family transcriptional regulator, which yields MKVLDLDAVRAFVLVADLRSFTRAADALDTTQSAVSLKLKRLEAHLGKPLLERTPRVVRLSEHGQAFLDGARDLLGAHDRALGALSADRRRLSLGLSEHVAGTDLAALLARVNAHDPVLVLELHMGLSSALLQQFDERRLDAVIVRSEPDDAPREDGQLLFTEPLSWLATPEWQPRAGEPLPLALLAAPCNVRSVALRTLDGAGIAWREAFVGGGVQAVGAAAAAGLAVSPLARRVAPGGLVDSGTRLGLPALPESRVTLHSRVRDARSVESLRLVTNGLIAQ from the coding sequence ATGAAAGTACTCGATCTCGATGCTGTGCGCGCCTTCGTGCTGGTCGCGGATCTGCGCAGCTTCACCCGCGCCGCCGATGCCCTCGACACCACGCAGTCCGCCGTCAGCCTCAAGCTGAAACGGCTCGAAGCGCATCTGGGCAAGCCTTTGCTGGAACGCACGCCGCGCGTCGTGCGGCTGTCGGAGCACGGCCAGGCATTTCTCGACGGCGCGCGCGACCTGCTGGGCGCGCACGATCGCGCACTCGGCGCGCTATCCGCCGACAGACGGCGGCTCTCGCTGGGCTTGAGCGAGCATGTGGCGGGCACCGACCTCGCGGCGCTGCTCGCGCGCGTCAATGCGCATGATCCAGTGCTGGTGCTGGAGTTGCATATGGGGTTGTCGTCCGCGCTGTTGCAGCAGTTCGACGAACGGCGGCTCGATGCCGTGATCGTGCGTTCGGAGCCCGACGACGCACCGCGTGAAGACGGCCAGTTGCTCTTCACCGAGCCGCTGTCCTGGCTCGCGACGCCCGAATGGCAGCCGCGCGCGGGCGAGCCGCTGCCGCTGGCGCTGCTGGCCGCACCCTGCAACGTGCGCTCGGTCGCGCTGCGCACGCTGGACGGCGCGGGGATCGCGTGGCGCGAGGCGTTTGTCGGCGGCGGCGTGCAGGCTGTCGGCGCCGCGGCGGCGGCCGGGCTCGCCGTGTCGCCGCTGGCAAGGCGTGTCGCGCCAGGCGGATTGGTCGATTCAGGCACGCGGCTCGGCTTGCCGGCCCTGCCGGAATCGCGTGTGACGCTCCATTCGCGCGTGCGCGACGCGCGTTCAGTCGAGTCGTTGCGGCTCGTGACGAACGGGTTGATCGCGCAGTGA
- a CDS encoding tautomerase family protein: MPFTRIALRAGKPAAYREALTQGIQRALIAEFNVPEDDIFMVITEHDDSNIVYDRNYLGIARSDDLVLIQLTVTNSRTQEQKKALFKRIADNLAEHPGVRREDVFINLVEVLKENWSFGNGIAQYAL, from the coding sequence ATGCCTTTCACCCGAATCGCACTTCGTGCCGGCAAGCCTGCTGCTTACCGCGAGGCGCTCACGCAAGGCATCCAGCGCGCGCTGATTGCCGAGTTCAACGTCCCCGAAGACGACATCTTCATGGTCATCACCGAGCACGACGACAGCAACATCGTCTATGACCGCAACTATCTAGGCATCGCGCGCAGCGACGATCTCGTGCTGATCCAGCTCACCGTGACCAACAGCCGGACGCAGGAGCAGAAAAAGGCGCTCTTCAAACGCATCGCCGACAACCTCGCCGAGCATCCGGGCGTGCGGCGCGAGGACGTGTTCATCAATCTCGTCGAAGTGCTGAAGGAAAACTGGTCGTTCGGCAACGGGATCGCGCAGTACGCGCTCTGA